Proteins encoded together in one Mycolicibacter minnesotensis window:
- a CDS encoding SDR family NAD(P)-dependent oxidoreductase → MDINGKKVVVVGGASGMGRASAELLAAGGADVAVLDRQGSEGKQVAEGVGGAFHPVDITDFDATEKTLAAAVAGLGGLHVIVTTAGGGIAKRTLSKSGPHDLESFRAVVDLNLIATFNINRLAAAHMSHNEPEDDERGVIINTSSIAAFEGQIGQVAYTAAKAGIAGMALTMARDLGSVGIRVLAIAPSLFATGLTKGIPEEFASALTKDAAFPKRLGRPEEFAKLVAAVVDNPMLNGQCLRLDAGQRFAPK, encoded by the coding sequence ATGGACATCAACGGCAAGAAAGTCGTCGTTGTCGGCGGCGCCTCGGGAATGGGCCGCGCCAGCGCGGAGCTGTTGGCCGCCGGTGGGGCCGATGTCGCCGTGCTTGACCGACAGGGCTCGGAGGGCAAGCAGGTCGCCGAGGGCGTCGGCGGCGCGTTTCACCCGGTGGACATCACCGACTTCGACGCCACCGAGAAGACCCTCGCTGCTGCGGTCGCCGGCTTGGGGGGCCTGCACGTTATCGTCACCACCGCGGGCGGTGGTATCGCCAAGCGCACCCTGTCCAAGTCCGGCCCGCATGATCTGGAGTCGTTCCGTGCGGTGGTCGACCTGAATCTGATCGCGACCTTCAACATCAACCGGCTCGCGGCGGCGCACATGAGCCACAACGAACCCGAGGATGACGAGCGGGGCGTGATCATCAATACCTCCTCGATCGCCGCTTTCGAGGGCCAGATCGGTCAGGTGGCCTACACCGCCGCCAAAGCGGGAATCGCCGGGATGGCGCTGACCATGGCCCGTGACCTCGGGTCGGTGGGCATCCGGGTGCTGGCGATCGCGCCCAGTCTGTTCGCCACCGGCCTGACCAAGGGCATCCCGGAGGAGTTCGCCAGCGCGCTGACCAAAGACGCGGCATTTCCCAAACGCCTCGGCCGGCCCGAAGAATTCGCCAAACTGGTTGCCGCGGTCGTGGACAACCCGATGCTCAATGGGCAGTGCCTGCGGCTCGACGCCGGGCAGCGGTTCGCCCCCAAGTAA
- a CDS encoding FadR/GntR family transcriptional regulator: protein MAAPTVRFRRLAEQVADELRRRILAGELPDEHVLPKEDELLVEFAISKPSLREAMRILEAEGLLTVRRGKLGGAVIHRPTPANVAYTMGLVLGSQRVSLADVGTALLQVEPACAALCAQRPDRKSTVVPILRRLHEESVAAVDDLQKVTSASRRYHEALVTQCGNTTMLVMAGALEALWSAHEQSWSSRVTDHSAVPIPERRAVLEDHRQVIDAIDVGDAQRARDLAAAHLVHAQHYPGRVGIVDPAMVRPRGLPLSGSSEL from the coding sequence GTGGCAGCACCCACCGTCCGCTTTCGCCGGCTCGCCGAACAGGTCGCCGACGAGCTGCGCCGGCGCATTCTCGCCGGCGAGCTCCCCGATGAACACGTTCTCCCCAAGGAGGACGAACTCCTGGTCGAGTTCGCGATCAGCAAGCCGTCGTTGCGCGAGGCGATGCGGATACTCGAAGCCGAGGGACTGCTGACCGTTCGGCGTGGAAAACTCGGTGGAGCCGTGATCCATCGCCCCACTCCAGCAAACGTTGCCTACACCATGGGCCTGGTCCTGGGTTCCCAACGGGTCAGCCTCGCCGACGTCGGGACTGCATTGTTGCAGGTCGAGCCGGCGTGTGCCGCCCTGTGTGCGCAGCGGCCGGACCGCAAGAGCACGGTGGTGCCCATTCTGCGCCGCCTGCATGAGGAATCGGTGGCCGCGGTCGACGATCTGCAGAAGGTCACCTCGGCCAGCCGCCGCTATCATGAGGCACTCGTCACCCAGTGCGGCAACACGACCATGCTGGTCATGGCCGGCGCACTCGAGGCCCTGTGGTCGGCACACGAGCAAAGCTGGTCGAGCCGGGTGACCGACCATTCCGCGGTGCCCATCCCGGAACGGCGCGCCGTCTTGGAGGACCACCGTCAGGTCATCGACGCCATCGACGTCGGAGACGCCCAGCGGGCCCGTGACCTTGCCGCTGCGCACCTGGTGCACGCCCAGCACTACCCCGGCCGCGTGGGGATCGTGGACCCCGCCATGGTCCGGCCCCGGGGGCTGCCCCTCTCCGGCAGCAGCGAGCTGTAG
- a CDS encoding class II aldolase/adducin family protein yields the protein MTESVGVGCARAGGAAVWSPSVVPPIGVELSNSQALAIAFRHLADIGFAENMAGHITWQSDGQTEMLVNPWGLWWAELTASDICTVDQDARVVAGRWDVTPAIHIHTELHRARPDARVVVHNHPYYVSLLASLQMLPELVHQTGSLFLDDLCLVDIYQGEVDTASRARELVGHIGGAQVAILASHGVIATGRTLAEAVYRSATIERVCKLAYHVMLTGRTPEPMKRSDMAGMRASLIERAADVYWAGAARMTIKADRHVLD from the coding sequence ATGACGGAGTCGGTCGGCGTCGGGTGCGCCCGCGCCGGTGGCGCGGCGGTCTGGTCGCCGTCGGTGGTCCCGCCGATCGGCGTCGAACTGAGCAACAGCCAGGCACTGGCCATCGCGTTTCGTCACCTCGCCGACATCGGGTTCGCCGAGAACATGGCCGGCCACATCACCTGGCAGTCCGACGGCCAGACCGAGATGCTGGTCAATCCCTGGGGCCTGTGGTGGGCAGAGCTGACCGCCTCGGACATCTGCACAGTCGACCAGGACGCTCGGGTGGTGGCGGGCCGCTGGGATGTGACCCCGGCGATTCACATCCACACCGAGCTGCACCGCGCCCGCCCCGACGCGCGGGTGGTGGTCCACAACCATCCCTACTACGTGAGCCTGCTTGCGTCCTTGCAGATGCTGCCCGAGCTGGTCCATCAGACCGGTTCACTGTTTCTCGACGATCTGTGCTTGGTCGACATCTACCAGGGCGAGGTGGATACCGCCTCGCGGGCAAGGGAATTGGTCGGGCATATCGGCGGTGCACAGGTGGCGATCCTGGCGTCGCACGGGGTGATCGCCACCGGGCGCACCCTCGCCGAGGCCGTCTACCGGTCGGCGACCATCGAGCGGGTGTGCAAACTCGCCTACCACGTCATGCTGACCGGCCGGACTCCCGAGCCCATGAAGCGTTCCGATATGGCCGGGATGCGGGCATCGTTGATCGAACGCGCCGCCGACGTCTACTGGGCGGGTGCGGCGCGCATGACCATCAAGGCCGACCGGCATGTGCTCGACTGA
- a CDS encoding MBL fold metallo-hydrolase — protein sequence MQHWTVGDVDIHAVLQAVIPIPPARLFAGAPQCYAELPDYCDRSGNILMAIQSYLIESRPVRVLVDTCFAESFLRSRNMPDRFDDSLAATGFTPEDVSVVVCTHLHRDHAGRNTVEHAGDWVPTFPHAEYLVTAAEYAHWSEITGEDRAAPECVEPLARNGRLRFVAPDHHVTESVQLVPTAGHTPGHVSVRVESAGAVAYISGDVVHHPLQIGAPEISALPDADVPAARASRHALLRRVADERALLLGSHFAAPSGGYVNSAGAGLAWQPLVEREGAR from the coding sequence GTGCAGCACTGGACCGTCGGCGACGTTGACATCCATGCCGTCCTGCAAGCAGTCATCCCGATCCCACCGGCTCGGCTGTTCGCCGGGGCGCCCCAGTGTTATGCAGAGCTGCCGGACTACTGCGACCGATCAGGCAACATCCTGATGGCGATCCAGTCCTATCTGATCGAGTCCCGGCCGGTCCGCGTGCTGGTCGACACCTGCTTCGCCGAGAGCTTTCTGCGGTCCCGGAACATGCCGGACCGTTTCGACGATTCGTTGGCCGCCACCGGCTTCACGCCCGAGGACGTCAGCGTGGTGGTATGCACGCATCTGCATCGCGATCACGCCGGTCGCAACACCGTTGAGCACGCGGGCGACTGGGTGCCGACGTTTCCCCATGCCGAGTATCTGGTCACCGCGGCTGAGTACGCGCACTGGTCGGAGATCACGGGGGAGGACCGAGCGGCACCGGAATGCGTTGAACCGTTGGCGCGCAACGGCAGGCTCCGATTCGTCGCACCGGATCACCACGTCACCGAGAGCGTCCAGCTGGTCCCCACCGCTGGTCATACACCGGGCCACGTATCGGTGCGCGTCGAGTCCGCCGGTGCCGTTGCCTACATCAGCGGCGACGTGGTGCATCACCCGCTTCAAATCGGCGCGCCCGAGATCAGTGCGCTGCCGGACGCCGACGTGCCGGCCGCTCGCGCAAGTCGGCATGCACTGTTGCGCCGGGTCGCCGACGAGCGGGCACTGCTGCTCGGATCGCACTTCGCCGCCCCGTCGGGCGGTTACGTCAACAGCGCCGGTGCTGGTCTGGCGTGGCAACCACTGGTAGAGCGAGAGGGAGCACGATGA
- a CDS encoding cytochrome P450 — translation MTETQHLLPEGFDFTDPALIGERIPHEEFALLRKTEPIWWNSQPFGASGYPDEGYWVVTRHADVRAVSLQDEVFSSHENTSLIRTNTTENQELHDASRDNIMLFLDGPKHAKLRRIVSRGFTPRVVAGMRDSLDRQAREIVTNAAAHNSGDFVTEVASQLPLATICELIGVPADERQQVFDWSNRLVGGGNGEAEAGADGTLAAAELLGYAYQMAEDRKAHPRDDIATALVTATIDGEELTAMEFGYYVMMLMVAGNETTRNATSQGMLAFFDHPDQWRLYVAERPTTMAEEVVRWATPIISFQRTALRDVELGGVQIGKGQRVGMFYGSANYDDEVFEDPFTFNILRSPNPHLGFGAPGAHYCIGANLARMQINLIFGALADIIPDIHQLDRASRSVLPWINGIDAMQVEFGSAATP, via the coding sequence ATGACCGAGACGCAGCACCTACTGCCGGAGGGATTCGACTTCACCGATCCCGCACTGATCGGCGAGCGGATCCCGCATGAAGAGTTCGCACTGTTGCGCAAGACCGAGCCGATCTGGTGGAATTCCCAGCCTTTCGGTGCCTCCGGTTACCCCGACGAGGGCTATTGGGTGGTGACGAGGCACGCCGATGTACGGGCGGTGTCGCTGCAGGACGAGGTGTTCTCCTCGCACGAGAACACCTCACTGATTCGGACCAACACGACGGAGAACCAAGAGCTGCACGACGCCAGCCGCGACAACATCATGCTGTTTCTCGACGGGCCTAAACACGCCAAACTGCGGCGGATAGTCTCCCGGGGATTCACACCGCGAGTGGTTGCCGGAATGCGGGATTCACTCGACCGTCAAGCTCGAGAGATCGTCACCAACGCCGCTGCACACAACAGCGGTGACTTCGTGACCGAGGTGGCGTCGCAACTGCCGTTGGCGACGATCTGCGAGCTGATCGGCGTCCCCGCCGACGAGCGTCAACAGGTCTTCGACTGGAGCAATCGCCTGGTGGGCGGCGGCAACGGCGAAGCGGAGGCCGGCGCCGACGGAACGCTGGCCGCGGCCGAACTTCTCGGCTACGCCTATCAGATGGCCGAGGACCGCAAGGCTCACCCGCGTGACGACATCGCGACTGCCCTGGTGACCGCGACCATCGACGGCGAAGAGCTCACCGCAATGGAATTCGGCTACTACGTGATGATGCTGATGGTGGCCGGCAACGAGACCACTCGCAACGCCACCTCACAGGGAATGCTGGCGTTCTTCGACCATCCCGACCAATGGCGGTTGTACGTCGCCGAACGTCCCACGACCATGGCCGAGGAGGTAGTGCGCTGGGCCACCCCGATCATCTCCTTCCAGCGCACTGCGTTACGCGACGTTGAGCTCGGCGGCGTGCAGATCGGCAAGGGGCAACGAGTCGGAATGTTCTACGGTTCGGCCAACTACGACGACGAGGTTTTCGAAGACCCCTTCACGTTCAACATCTTGAGAAGCCCCAATCCGCACTTGGGTTTCGGGGCGCCGGGAGCGCACTACTGCATCGGCGCGAACCTCGCCCGTATGCAGATCAACCTGATCTTCGGTGCGCTGGCCGACATCATTCCCGACATCCACCAGCTTGACCGCGCATCGCGTTCGGTGCTGCCCTGGATCAACGGGATCGATGCCATGCAGGTGGAGTTCGGCAGCGCCGCGACGCCGTAG
- a CDS encoding acyl-CoA dehydrogenase, with protein sequence MGIAVTDDHRELAEVARGFLTAQKARAAARALLDAAEEAQPPFWGELAALGWLGLHIGEEFGGSGFGLPELVVVIEELGRAVAPGPFVPTVIASAVIAAAGTPAQQSRLLPGLIDGSITAGIGLGGDVVLDGGVASGDAGVVLGAGLADVLLVAAGEDVLVLERDRAGINIDVPGNLDPTRRSGRVTLTGVGVSADDVLAGARESALARARVLLAAEAVGGAADCTDSAVAYAKVREQFGRTIATFQAIKHHCANMLVGAESATAAVWDAARADGEDEYAFRLAAAVAATLAFPAYVRNAELNIQVHGGIGYTWEHDAHLQLRRALTVKALFGGDAPALAVFESAAAGITRANSLDLPPEAEELRTQIQADARAIAALSAEDQLDRLITTGYVMPHWPKPWGRAADAVEQLVIEQEFTAAGVQRPDYSITGWVILTLIQQGTDWQIQRFVEKALRQEEIWCQLFSEPDAGSDAAAVKTKATRVEGGWKINGQKVWTSGAHLCRRGLATVRTDFDVPKHAGITMVIIDMQAPGVQVRPLRQITGGSEFNEVFFNDVFVPDEDVVGEVNEGWKVARATLGNERVSIGGGGSYTAGVDQKLIALAQQHRQSVADAAVRVGRFVADEHALRLLNLRRVARSIAGAGPGPEGNVTKLKLAEHMGDGAAIGADLLGADVALDDGPGAMAGRMVMGARGIAIAGGTSEVTRNQIAERILGMPRDPLIK encoded by the coding sequence ATGGGCATCGCAGTAACCGACGACCACCGCGAACTGGCCGAGGTGGCCCGCGGATTCTTGACCGCGCAGAAGGCCCGCGCCGCAGCGCGTGCGCTGTTGGACGCCGCCGAAGAGGCTCAGCCGCCGTTTTGGGGTGAACTGGCCGCACTGGGCTGGCTGGGCCTGCATATCGGCGAGGAGTTCGGGGGCTCGGGCTTCGGGCTGCCCGAGTTGGTGGTCGTCATCGAGGAGCTGGGGCGGGCGGTGGCTCCGGGACCCTTCGTGCCGACCGTCATCGCCTCGGCGGTGATCGCCGCGGCCGGCACGCCTGCGCAGCAGAGTCGGCTGCTTCCCGGACTGATCGACGGTTCCATCACCGCGGGGATCGGGCTGGGTGGCGACGTGGTCCTCGACGGTGGCGTGGCCTCCGGTGACGCCGGGGTGGTCCTGGGCGCGGGCCTGGCCGACGTGCTGCTGGTGGCCGCGGGCGAGGACGTGTTGGTACTCGAGCGGGACCGCGCCGGGATCAACATCGACGTCCCGGGCAACCTGGACCCGACCCGCAGGTCCGGCCGGGTGACGCTGACCGGTGTCGGGGTCAGCGCCGACGACGTCCTGGCTGGGGCACGCGAGTCGGCTCTGGCACGCGCCCGGGTGCTGCTGGCCGCCGAAGCCGTCGGCGGCGCCGCCGACTGCACTGATTCGGCCGTCGCGTACGCCAAGGTGCGCGAACAGTTCGGTCGGACGATCGCGACGTTCCAGGCCATCAAGCACCACTGCGCCAACATGCTGGTCGGCGCCGAGTCGGCAACAGCGGCGGTGTGGGACGCCGCCCGTGCCGACGGCGAGGACGAGTACGCCTTCCGGCTGGCCGCGGCGGTTGCCGCCACGCTGGCGTTCCCGGCCTACGTGCGCAATGCCGAACTCAACATCCAGGTGCACGGAGGCATCGGCTACACCTGGGAACACGATGCCCACTTGCAGCTACGCCGTGCCCTGACGGTCAAGGCCTTGTTCGGTGGCGACGCACCGGCGCTGGCCGTATTCGAGAGCGCCGCGGCCGGCATCACGCGGGCCAACAGCTTGGACCTGCCTCCCGAGGCCGAGGAGTTGCGCACCCAGATCCAGGCCGATGCGCGCGCGATCGCCGCCTTGAGCGCCGAGGACCAGTTGGACAGGCTCATCACGACCGGCTACGTGATGCCGCACTGGCCCAAGCCATGGGGCCGGGCCGCCGACGCGGTGGAGCAATTGGTGATCGAGCAGGAGTTCACCGCCGCGGGAGTCCAGCGGCCGGACTACTCGATCACCGGCTGGGTGATCCTGACGCTGATCCAGCAGGGCACCGACTGGCAGATCCAGCGATTCGTGGAGAAAGCGCTGCGTCAGGAGGAGATCTGGTGCCAGCTGTTCTCCGAGCCCGACGCCGGCTCGGATGCCGCGGCAGTCAAGACCAAGGCGACTCGGGTCGAGGGTGGCTGGAAGATCAACGGCCAGAAAGTCTGGACCTCCGGTGCGCATCTGTGCCGGCGCGGCCTGGCCACGGTACGTACTGACTTCGACGTCCCCAAGCACGCCGGTATCACCATGGTGATCATCGACATGCAGGCGCCCGGCGTGCAGGTGCGTCCGCTGCGTCAGATCACCGGCGGGTCTGAGTTCAACGAAGTGTTCTTCAACGATGTCTTCGTGCCCGATGAGGACGTCGTCGGCGAGGTCAATGAGGGCTGGAAGGTGGCCCGGGCCACCCTGGGCAATGAGCGGGTCAGCATCGGCGGCGGTGGTTCCTACACCGCCGGCGTGGACCAGAAGCTGATCGCGTTGGCTCAGCAGCATCGGCAGTCGGTGGCCGACGCCGCGGTGCGGGTCGGGCGATTCGTCGCAGACGAGCACGCGTTGAGGCTGCTGAATCTTCGCCGTGTGGCGCGCAGTATCGCCGGCGCCGGCCCCGGACCGGAGGGCAACGTCACCAAGCTCAAGCTCGCCGAGCACATGGGTGACGGCGCGGCCATCGGGGCGGACCTGCTGGGTGCCGACGTCGCGCTGGATGACGGGCCGGGAGCAATGGCGGGGCGGATGGTGATGGGGGCGCGCGGTATCGCGATCGCCGGCGGCACCTCGGAGGTGACCCGCAACCAGATCGCCGAGCGGATTCTGGG
- a CDS encoding L,D-transpeptidase, with product MWTSVRSAMVVIGVAVTTLVTPPGTSSAAASQPPGAGIASIQPAPGAVVGVAHPVVVTFSSPVLDRSAAERAIAVRSTPPMTGTFDWVDDTEVQWVPDHYWPSHSTVALSVGKLSVDFSTGPKVVGVASISSHTFTVTVDGEEAGPLPTPHHRPHWGEDGVMPATMGKAEYETPTGNYTVLGKDRKVLMDSSSVGIPIDSPDGYRFEVEQAVRITRRGLYVHSAPWALHSLGMENVSHGCIGLSPTDAEWYFDRVNIGDPVIINE from the coding sequence ATGTGGACTTCGGTGCGTTCTGCAATGGTGGTGATCGGGGTCGCGGTCACCACGCTCGTGACGCCGCCCGGAACGAGTTCGGCGGCGGCCAGCCAACCGCCGGGCGCCGGCATCGCCTCGATTCAGCCGGCGCCGGGCGCCGTGGTCGGCGTGGCGCATCCGGTGGTGGTGACGTTCTCCTCGCCGGTGTTGGACCGCAGCGCCGCCGAGCGCGCAATCGCGGTGCGGTCCACCCCGCCGATGACCGGCACCTTTGACTGGGTCGACGACACCGAAGTGCAGTGGGTTCCCGACCACTACTGGCCGTCGCACAGCACCGTGGCACTGTCGGTGGGCAAGCTGTCGGTCGACTTCAGCACGGGCCCCAAAGTGGTTGGTGTGGCCAGCATCTCGTCGCACACTTTCACTGTGACCGTCGACGGTGAGGAAGCCGGACCGCTGCCCACGCCGCACCACCGTCCGCACTGGGGCGAAGACGGCGTCATGCCCGCGACCATGGGCAAGGCCGAGTACGAGACTCCGACCGGCAACTACACCGTGCTAGGCAAGGACCGCAAGGTCCTCATGGACTCCAGCAGCGTCGGTATCCCGATCGACTCCCCCGACGGCTATCGGTTCGAGGTCGAGCAAGCGGTCCGGATCACTCGGCGCGGGCTCTACGTGCACTCCGCACCCTGGGCGCTGCACTCGTTGGGAATGGAGAACGTCAGCCACGGCTGCATCGGGCTGAGTCCCACTGACGCGGAGTGGTACTTCGACCGGGTCAACATCGGCGACCCGGTGATCATCAACGAGTGA
- a CDS encoding YbdD/YjiX family protein encodes MGRPVDGLVRGFRHVGWYWATLLGDNHYRRYLEFRRRAHPGEPVLSEREYWRRRHGADPGARCC; translated from the coding sequence ATGGGACGCCCTGTCGACGGTCTAGTCCGGGGTTTCCGGCACGTCGGCTGGTATTGGGCCACCCTGCTGGGCGACAACCACTACCGCCGCTATCTGGAGTTCCGCCGCCGCGCCCACCCCGGCGAGCCGGTGCTGTCCGAGCGTGAGTATTGGCGGCGGCGGCACGGCGCCGACCCCGGGGCACGCTGCTGCTGA
- a CDS encoding carbon starvation CstA family protein, whose product MAAPTAPQVVERHDGPVTYLHTDPDLPAVAVIDRSPISARHKLVFGALGVVGAVAWASIAFARGETVNAVWFVVAAACTYLIGFRFYARLIERKIVCPRDEHATPAEIFEDGTDYLPTDRRVLFGHHFAAIAGAGPLVGPVLATQMGYLPGIIWIVIGAVVAGCVQDYLVLWCSVRRRGRSLGQMAREELGTVGGAAAIVGVLVIMVILIAVLALIVVRALAVSPWGVFSIAMTIPIAVFMGVYLRFLRPGRVSEVSLIGIVALLGAVASGKWVAETSWGAAWFTLSPVTLSWCIIGYGFAASVLPVWLLLAPRDYLSTFMKVGTIMLLAVGILIARPLMAAPAVSEFARTGEGPVFAGSLFPFLFITIACGALSGFHSLIASGTTPKLLEKESQMRLIGYGGMLTESFVAVMALITASILDQHLYFTLNAPVASTGGTASSAAAYVNGLGLSGSPVTGEQISEAATAVGEQSIVSRTGGAPTLALGMADVLGQVFGGPGLKAFWYHFAIMFEALFILTTVDAGTRVARFMLSDALSNLGGPLRRLANPSWRIGAWACSMAVVAGWGSILLMGVTDPLGGINTLFPLFGIANQLLAAIALTVVTVIVIKRGRGGAGLKWALIPGIPLLWDLTVTMTASWQKIFSGDPRVGYWTQHFAYRAAERAGETSFGSATNPAALHDVVRNTFIQGTLSIVFVAVVAVVVVAGILVSLRAIRGAPSISEPPPVPSRRFAPSGLIPTPAERKVQAQWDALSTV is encoded by the coding sequence GTGGCCGCACCGACGGCGCCGCAGGTAGTGGAGCGACACGACGGTCCGGTGACGTACCTGCATACCGATCCCGACTTGCCCGCGGTCGCGGTGATCGACCGCTCGCCCATCTCGGCACGCCACAAGCTGGTTTTCGGCGCGTTGGGCGTCGTGGGTGCGGTGGCGTGGGCATCGATTGCGTTCGCCCGCGGCGAGACGGTCAATGCGGTGTGGTTTGTGGTCGCCGCCGCGTGCACCTACTTGATCGGATTCCGTTTCTACGCAAGGCTTATCGAACGCAAGATCGTGTGCCCCCGCGACGAGCACGCCACTCCTGCGGAGATCTTCGAGGACGGCACCGACTATCTGCCGACCGACCGGCGAGTGCTCTTCGGCCACCACTTCGCGGCGATCGCCGGGGCCGGACCGCTGGTGGGACCGGTGCTTGCCACGCAGATGGGCTATCTGCCGGGCATCATCTGGATCGTGATCGGCGCGGTGGTCGCCGGCTGCGTGCAGGACTATCTGGTGCTGTGGTGTTCGGTGCGGCGACGCGGCCGCTCCCTGGGGCAGATGGCTCGCGAGGAGCTCGGCACGGTGGGCGGCGCGGCAGCGATCGTCGGGGTGCTGGTGATCATGGTGATCCTGATCGCGGTGCTGGCGCTGATCGTGGTTCGGGCGCTGGCAGTCAGCCCCTGGGGGGTGTTCTCGATCGCGATGACCATCCCGATCGCCGTCTTCATGGGTGTTTACCTGCGGTTCCTGCGGCCGGGCCGCGTCTCCGAGGTATCGCTTATCGGGATCGTCGCGTTGCTGGGCGCTGTCGCATCGGGCAAGTGGGTCGCCGAAACATCCTGGGGTGCTGCGTGGTTCACGCTGTCCCCGGTGACGTTGTCCTGGTGCATCATCGGTTACGGCTTCGCCGCGTCGGTGCTGCCGGTGTGGTTGCTGCTGGCGCCGCGTGACTACCTGTCGACGTTCATGAAAGTCGGCACCATCATGCTGCTGGCCGTGGGCATCCTGATCGCGCGGCCCCTGATGGCAGCGCCGGCCGTCTCGGAGTTCGCCCGCACCGGTGAGGGGCCGGTCTTCGCCGGGTCACTGTTCCCGTTCCTGTTCATCACCATCGCGTGCGGTGCGCTGTCGGGCTTCCATTCGCTGATCGCTTCGGGCACCACCCCGAAACTGCTCGAAAAAGAGAGCCAGATGCGGCTGATCGGCTACGGCGGCATGCTCACCGAGTCGTTCGTGGCGGTGATGGCACTGATCACCGCGTCGATTCTGGACCAGCACCTGTACTTCACGCTCAATGCTCCGGTCGCATCAACCGGCGGAACCGCCTCCAGCGCCGCCGCCTACGTCAACGGACTGGGGCTGAGCGGCTCACCGGTGACCGGTGAGCAGATCAGCGAGGCCGCCACCGCTGTCGGCGAACAGTCGATCGTCTCGCGCACCGGTGGGGCGCCGACTCTGGCGTTGGGCATGGCCGACGTGCTGGGACAGGTGTTCGGCGGGCCGGGCCTCAAGGCCTTCTGGTACCACTTCGCGATCATGTTCGAAGCCCTGTTCATCCTGACCACTGTCGACGCAGGTACGCGAGTCGCCCGGTTCATGCTCTCGGATGCCTTGAGCAACCTGGGCGGACCGCTGCGGCGGTTGGCCAATCCGAGCTGGCGGATCGGCGCCTGGGCGTGCAGCATGGCCGTGGTGGCCGGTTGGGGGTCGATCCTGCTGATGGGGGTCACCGATCCGCTCGGCGGGATCAACACCCTCTTCCCGCTGTTCGGCATCGCCAATCAGCTGCTGGCGGCGATCGCGCTGACTGTGGTGACCGTGATCGTGATCAAGCGTGGCCGGGGCGGCGCCGGCCTGAAATGGGCGCTGATTCCTGGCATTCCGTTGCTGTGGGATCTGACGGTCACCATGACGGCGTCGTGGCAGAAGATCTTCTCCGGTGATCCACGGGTGGGTTACTGGACGCAACATTTCGCCTACCGGGCTGCTGAACGCGCCGGGGAGACGTCATTCGGCTCGGCCACCAACCCGGCTGCGCTGCACGATGTCGTCCGCAACACCTTCATTCAGGGCACTCTGTCGATCGTGTTCGTCGCTGTGGTGGCGGTGGTGGTCGTCGCCGGAATTCTGGTGTCGTTACGCGCAATACGGGGTGCACCCTCCATCTCCGAGCCGCCGCCGGTGCCATCGCGGCGCTTTGCGCCATCCGGGTTGATTCCCACGCCGGCCGAACGAAAGGTGCAGGCGCAATGGGACGCCCTGTCGACGGTCTAG